The following coding sequences are from one Dermacentor andersoni chromosome 5, qqDerAnde1_hic_scaffold, whole genome shotgun sequence window:
- the Smug gene encoding single-strand selective monofunctional uracil DNA glycosylase isoform X1 translates to MTCNDAAGSEIADAFLAIERKQSELLSRIPYGSKVSHIYNPLEYARETHECYVRKYCKTRKAVLFLGMNPGPFGMAQNGVPFGDTAHVVGWLGIQGQVTKPTHEHPRRPVLGLGCTRSEVSGHRFWGLLRELTANGELLRGPWFVHNYCPLAFLLPSGANLTPNRLPLEARQHLQAICDAALLSVLNLLRPEIVVGIGCYARDRALAALATSDGSFKPPRVLCLTHPSPASPKANRGWRALALSELLSFGLISADAADRASTELCPTSELASSETDISNAEAYGNSEPCPISKMA, encoded by the exons ATGACTTGCAATGATGCCGCCGGCAGTGAAATTGCGGACGCTTTTCTTGCCATCGAACGGAAGCAGAGCGAACTGCTTTCCCGGATTCCGTACGGCTCCAAAGTTTCCCACATCTACAATCCCCTGGAATACGCCCGCGAAACGCACGAATGCTATGTGCGTAAATACTGCAAGACCAGGAAGGCAGTGCTATTTCTTGGCATGAACCCTGGCCCCTTCGGCATGGCTCAAAACGGG GTGCCATTTGGAGACACAGCGCACGTTGTTGGCTGGCTTGGGATCCAAGGCCAAGTGACAAAGCCAACTCACGAGCATCCTCGAAGGCCTGTGTTGGGCCTTGGCTGCACCAGGAGTGAG GTGAGTGGCCATCGCTTCTGGGGCCTACTTCGCGAGCTCACCGCTAATGGGGAGCTGCTTCGAGGTCCCTGGTTTGTGCACAACTACTGTCCCCTTGCATTCCTGCTCCCATCTGGTGCCAACCTGACACCCAACCGACTGCCACTTGAAGCCCGCCAGCATCTTCAG GCCATCTGTGATGCAGCCTTGCTGTCTGTGCTGAACCTGCTGAGGCCAGAGATTGTCGTTGGCATAGGATGCTATGCAAGGGACAGGGCACTGGCAGCCCTCGCCACAAGCGATGGTTCCTTCAAACCACCTAGAGTGCTCTGCCTGACCCACCCAAGCCCAGCCAGCCCCAAGGCCAACCGGGGCTGGCGTGCACTCGCCCTCTCCGAGCTGCTTTCGTTTGGACTGATCTCGGCTGATGCTGCTGACAGGGCCAGTACAGAGCTGTGTCCTACTTCTGAACTGGCATCGAGTGAAACCGACATCAGCAACGCGGAAGCATATGGGAACTCAGAACCGTGTCCCATTTCCAAAATGGCATAG
- the Smug gene encoding single-strand selective monofunctional uracil DNA glycosylase isoform X2, which yields MTCNDAAGSEIADAFLAIERKQSELLSRIPYGSKVSHIYNPLEYARETHECYVPFGDTAHVVGWLGIQGQVTKPTHEHPRRPVLGLGCTRSEVSGHRFWGLLRELTANGELLRGPWFVHNYCPLAFLLPSGANLTPNRLPLEARQHLQAICDAALLSVLNLLRPEIVVGIGCYARDRALAALATSDGSFKPPRVLCLTHPSPASPKANRGWRALALSELLSFGLISADAADRASTELCPTSELASSETDISNAEAYGNSEPCPISKMA from the exons ATGACTTGCAATGATGCCGCCGGCAGTGAAATTGCGGACGCTTTTCTTGCCATCGAACGGAAGCAGAGCGAACTGCTTTCCCGGATTCCGTACGGCTCCAAAGTTTCCCACATCTACAATCCCCTGGAATACGCCCGCGAAACGCACGAATGCTAT GTGCCATTTGGAGACACAGCGCACGTTGTTGGCTGGCTTGGGATCCAAGGCCAAGTGACAAAGCCAACTCACGAGCATCCTCGAAGGCCTGTGTTGGGCCTTGGCTGCACCAGGAGTGAG GTGAGTGGCCATCGCTTCTGGGGCCTACTTCGCGAGCTCACCGCTAATGGGGAGCTGCTTCGAGGTCCCTGGTTTGTGCACAACTACTGTCCCCTTGCATTCCTGCTCCCATCTGGTGCCAACCTGACACCCAACCGACTGCCACTTGAAGCCCGCCAGCATCTTCAG GCCATCTGTGATGCAGCCTTGCTGTCTGTGCTGAACCTGCTGAGGCCAGAGATTGTCGTTGGCATAGGATGCTATGCAAGGGACAGGGCACTGGCAGCCCTCGCCACAAGCGATGGTTCCTTCAAACCACCTAGAGTGCTCTGCCTGACCCACCCAAGCCCAGCCAGCCCCAAGGCCAACCGGGGCTGGCGTGCACTCGCCCTCTCCGAGCTGCTTTCGTTTGGACTGATCTCGGCTGATGCTGCTGACAGGGCCAGTACAGAGCTGTGTCCTACTTCTGAACTGGCATCGAGTGAAACCGACATCAGCAACGCGGAAGCATATGGGAACTCAGAACCGTGTCCCATTTCCAAAATGGCATAG